A genomic region of Candidatus Lokiarchaeota archaeon contains the following coding sequences:
- the msrA gene encoding peptide-methionine (S)-S-oxide reductase MsrA, with translation MKKATLGGGCFWCTEAVFQRLKGVHSVTSGYAGGDVANPTYQEVCSGNTGHAEVVQIEYDPEVISYEELLDVFFETHDPTTLNRQGNDVGTQYRSIILYHDEQQKTAAIQKKNELDQRDKYESPIVTQISKLDDFYPAEEYHQDYYEKNSGHGYCRIVIEPKLEKVEQTFSLKLSE, from the coding sequence ATGAAAAAGGCCACATTAGGAGGAGGATGCTTCTGGTGTACCGAAGCGGTCTTCCAGCGACTAAAGGGAGTGCATTCAGTGACCTCAGGATATGCAGGAGGAGACGTAGCCAACCCAACCTATCAAGAAGTATGCTCCGGAAATACTGGTCACGCAGAAGTTGTTCAAATCGAATATGATCCAGAAGTAATAAGCTATGAAGAATTGCTTGACGTTTTCTTTGAAACACACGACCCCACTACTCTGAACAGACAAGGAAATGATGTGGGAACCCAGTACAGATCTATCATTCTCTACCACGACGAACAACAGAAAACAGCTGCAATCCAGAAGAAGAATGAATTGGACCAGAGGGACAAGTATGAAAGCCCCATAGTCACGCAAATCAGCAAGCTGGATGATTTCTATCCAGCAGAGGAATATCATCAAGACTATTATGAGAAGAATTCGGGGCACGGATACTGCAGAATTGTGATTGAACCGAAACTTGAGAAGGTTGAACAGACGTTTTCTCTGAAACTAAGTGAGTGA
- a CDS encoding methyltransferase domain-containing protein encodes MYNVLFPSQVYRFPYVLRRFNREQEVDKTVLDCGAGGSKPSLALFHELGYETHGIDTSNEQVKKAKQFCKENGLELGIQIGDMREIPFENESFGLVYSYNSIFHLTKADSAEAMNEMRRVLKKPGYLYVNFLSVEDQQCGQGEKVGPGEWKSTEHGEPTVHSYYKDTEPEQYFEGMEILFKEKRSTEFRVLPYRMVSLEYIAEKT; translated from the coding sequence ATGTACAACGTACTATTTCCCTCACAAGTGTACAGATTTCCCTATGTTCTTCGAAGGTTTAATCGGGAGCAAGAAGTCGACAAAACGGTACTAGATTGCGGAGCTGGAGGCTCAAAGCCATCCCTAGCTCTATTTCATGAATTGGGTTACGAAACCCATGGCATCGACACATCTAATGAGCAGGTGAAGAAGGCTAAGCAGTTCTGCAAAGAGAATGGGCTTGAATTGGGCATTCAGATTGGTGACATGAGAGAAATCCCCTTTGAGAATGAAAGCTTCGGTCTGGTATACTCCTACAACTCAATCTTTCATCTTACCAAAGCCGATTCCGCCGAAGCGATGAATGAAATGAGGAGGGTGCTCAAAAAACCGGGATATCTATACGTGAATTTCCTTTCGGTGGAAGATCAACAATGTGGTCAGGGAGAAAAAGTGGGGCCAGGGGAATGGAAATCCACTGAGCACGGAGAGCCTACCGTGCATAGTTACTACAAAGATACTGAGCCGGAACAGTATTTTGAAGGAATGGAGATTCTCTTCAAGGAGAAGAGAAGTACCGAGTTCAGGGTCTTGCCTTATAGGATGGTTAGCCTAGAATACATTGCTGAAAAGACCTAG